Below is a genomic region from Pseudoruegeria sp. SHC-113.
CATGCGATTGATGCGCTCGGCATAAAGCTCGAACCCCGCCACGTCCTGCCGCGCCATGTTGAAGACGCGCGCGGCGTTGGCCTCTTCTTCCTTGGGGATATGAAAGACTTCCCGGAAGGCGGTGACCTCATCGCGCGTCACCAGCCCGTCGGCCTTGGCCATCTTCGCCCCCAGCGCGATCACGGCGATGGCGAAGGCCACGGAGCGTTCGGGCGGCGCGCGCAGTTTGTCGAAAACCTCGGCAAGGCTTTCGCCACTGGTGAGTGCCGCGAGGGCTTCGGAGATGCGGGTCCAGATCGACATGGGGGAATCCTATCGCCTTCGGCACGCCCTGTCAGCGCGACGATTGTACCTTTCACAGGAACTTTTGCATCAGGACGAGATCAAGCCACTGATCGAACTTGCGCCCGACCTGCGAGAGCCGCGCCACTTCCGCGTAACCAAGCCGCGCGTGGAAGGCGACACCCGCCGGATTGCCGGAACTCACCCCGGCAAACATGGAATGCGCGCCGCGCGCGCGGGCGTGATCCTCCACCCCCGCCATCAGCGCCCGACCCAGTCCTTTGCCATGGGCCTGCGGCGCGAGGATGATCGTGTGCTCCATCGTATGGGCATAGCCCACGCCACCGCGAAACTGGCCGTAAGTGGCAAAGCCCGCCACCTGCCCCGGCGCGGCTTCAGCAACGAGGAACGCATAGCCCGAGGCGGCCTTCTCGGCGATCATCGCTTCCAGATCGGCCACGCTGCGGGTGACACTGTTGAACGTCACCAGCGTGTCCCGGATCATCGGTGTCCAGATGGCTTCGAGGGCGGGGCAGTCGGCTTTGGTGGCGGGCCGGATCGTCATGTGAGGGTTCTTTCACCATCGGGGCCCTCGAAACGGGCCGAAAACCCGGCAGGCCCGCTTAGGAAAGCCACACGGGGGTCGGAAAAGCCGGGCAAGTAGAGCGTATCGATTTCGGGGTGGCGTACGTCCAGCCGCGAAAGCCGCAGCCCGCTCGGGGCCAGACGCTGCGCCGGATGCGCCGCGCTTTCCCATTCGATCAGGGCGGGGAAGATGCCATCCAGCGGCAGGATGCCCGTCTCCGGCACCGCCATCTGCCAGCGCAGATCGCCCCGCGCCAGCGCAACCGGTGTGCCCGCTGCCGGGCCAAAGGCGGCGAAGGCCGCCGCAAGATCCGGCGTGCGCAGGATCCAGTTCGCAATGCGCGGCGGGCCGGAAAAACGATCCAGATCGAACCAGCGGGCGTGGGGCGGCTTAGGCGCGGCCGGATCGACGGCGATGACCTCAAAATAAAGCCCGTCGGCCAGCCCCAGCAGCCTATTGTGCGTGCCCATCAGCGGGTGCTGGCCACCGGGCAGCATCTGCACGCCCAGCCGCTCTTCGACCCAAGCCACGCCCTCTTCCAGCGTTTCCGCGGCGACGGCGATGTGATCCAGTTCCAATCCAAGGCCCATGGCTCAGCCCTCCCGGTATCGGGACACGAAATTGGCAAGGATGCGCGCGGGTTCCTTTGCCGGCGTGGCGCGCACCCGTTCGGTGAGCGCCTCGGCCTCCTCGGGCGGAAAATAGCCTTTGTTGCGATAGATGCGGATGCGCAGCGCGAAGCCCTCGGCATCGGCCTCCGGGTGGAACTGCGTCGCGTAGACGTTCTGCCCAAAGCGCACCATCTGGAATGGGCAGGAGGGCGCGGAGACAAGATGCACACAGCCCTTCGGCAGCGCCTGCATCGCCTCCTTATGGCCCACGAGCGCATCAAAGCGTGCGGGCATCCCGGCGAGCAACGGATCCGCCGCGCCGGCCTCGGTGAGCGTGCAATCGGCGGCACCCACCGGCTCGCCAAAGCGTTCCTTGGAGACATCGCCGCCCAGATGCGCTCCAAGAATGCCGATGCCGTAGCAGCAGCCAAGGAAGGGTTTGTCCTGCGCGGTGATGGCGGGCATCAGCGCGAGGATGGCGTCTTCGATCTTCTTTTCGGTCGGGGTCTTTTCGCTTTCGGCATCGCTCACGCAACCCGGCCCGCCGCCGACAATCACGCCGGAATACTCCGCCAGATCAAGGCTTTCAGGCAGGTCCTCGCAATCCAGCCGGATGCGGTGCACCTCGGCCTCCGCGAGCCCGCCCTTGGCGAGGAAGGCGGCGTATTCGTCGTCAGCGGCTTCCGCCTCTGGACGCAGTTGCAGGATCAGGAAGGGTTTCGTCATCGGCTGTCCTTTCGGGGCCGCCAAGATGTGCCGCAGCCGGGGCGCGAGGTCAATCCGGCGCGCCGCCGCCCGGCAGGCATGCGCGGGCAAAGGTGCCCATGCGGGCCACGGCGGCATCGGCCTCGGGGCTCTGGCCAAAGCGCAGGTGCCAGACGTGGTGGACGTCCGGCACTTCCTCGTAGGTCACCGCCACGCCCTGCGCTTGCAGGGCATCGCGCATCCGGCGGGATTCATCGCGAAACAGCTCCCCCGCGCCGACGGTGAGGAACACAGGGCCCGCGCCCTCGAAATCGCCAAACAGCGGCGAGGCGCGCGGATCTTTCGGGTCCGCCCCGGCCAGATAGCCGTCAAGCGCGATGCCGAGCCACTTCTCCGGCAAGAGCATCTCGCTTGCGGCGTTTTCACGGAGCGAGGGGCTTTCCCCGCTCAGATCCACGGCGGGCGCGATGGCCATGCATCCGGCAGGGCGCGGCAGGCCGAGGCGCTTGGCCTCCGTCAGCAGCGAAAGCGCCAGATTGCCGCCCGCGCTGTCGCCCGCGATCACGATGCGCTCGGGCAGCCAGCCTGCGGCCAGCACGGCCTGATACGCCTCGACAACGTCCTCGATGGCCGCCGGGAAAGGGTGTTCGGGGGCAAGGCGATAGGCCACCGCCAGCCCTTTGAGCCCCGCCGCCCCGGCCAGTGCCGCCACGAGTCGCCCGTGGGTTTTGGGCGAGCCGATGCAGAAGCCGCCGCCGTGGATGTAGAACAGCAGCCCGGCCTGCGCGCCCTCGCCGCGCGTGCACCAGCGCCCCCGCGCGGTGAAACCGCCGGCCTCGATCAGGGCCGGGGCGAAGCGCATGTCCTTGAGGCGGCGGTAGCTGATCGGCGCGAGCCTGTCGTACAGCCGGCGCAGCGCGGCCTGATTGGTGACGAGCCGCAGCACCTGCTTTTCAAAGCCACGCGCGTTGAGGTTCCAGAAGCGTTGAGCCAGCGATGTCATGGGCGCAGAGTGGCCCCCGCGCCCGGCCCGCTGTCAAGCCTCATGCGCTCTTGCGGGCCTGCTTGATCATGTCGGCGGCCTTCTCGGCCATCATGATCACCGGCGCGTTGGTGTTGCCGGAGACGATCTGCGGCATGGCCGAGGCATCGACCACGCGCAGGCCCTCCACGCCGCGCACGCGCAGCTGCGGATCCAGCACAGAGGCCGCATCGCTGCCCATGCGGCAGGTGCCGACGGGGTGATAGACGGTATCGCTCTTCTCCCGCACCACGGCCATCAGATCGGCGTCATTGGCCACATGGGCACAATCGTGATCCTTGGTGATGTGCTGTGCCATCGGCGGCGCGGCCATGATCGCGCGGGCCTGTTTGACGGCGGCGAGTAGCAGCTCCGCATCGCCCTGCCCCTCCAGAAAGCCCGGATCGATCATCGGCGCATCTGCGGGATCGCTCGTGCCCAGCCGCACCCAGCCCCGGCTCTTGGGGCGCAGCAGGCAGGTGTGCAGTGTGACACCATAGCCCGGCTTCACTGTCCGCGCGTGGTTGATCAGGCGGCCAATGACGAAATGCATCTGCACATCGGGCCAGCCCTCGGCCTGCGCCGCCTTGCCGACGGACAGAAACGCCCCGGCTTCGGCGAAGTTCGAGGCCGCCATGCCGCGCCCCTCCTTGCGCCAGCGCCGAAGTGCCTTGATCAGCCGCCCGCCGCCCTTCAGCCCGACGCCGAAGAGATCGGTGGTGTTGACCTCATAGCCCAGCACGGTGTCCACGTGATCCTGCAGGTTCAGGCCGACCTCCGGAAGATCCTGCACCACATCGATGCCATGGGCGCGCAGCTGGTGGCCATTGCCGATACCAGAAAGCATAAGGAGCTGCGGCGACTGCAGCGCGCCGGCGCAGAGGATCACCTCGCGCCGGGCCTTCACCTGCCGGATCTCTCCGCCCTGGGAAAACTCAACGCCGCAGGCTTTTTGGCCGTCAAACAGCACGCGGCGGCCAAGGGCGTGGGTGATCACTTCGAGGTTCGCGCGTGTCATCACCGGATGCAGGAAGGCGGCCGCCGCCGAGCAGCGCTGGCCCCGGCGGCGGTCATGGAACTGGGTGAGCTGGAAGAGCCCCGCGCCCTCCTGTTCCGCGCCGTTGAAATCGCCGTTGCGCGGCACGCCCGCGGCCACGGCGGCCTCCACGAAATCACGGCTGATCGGGCGCGGGCTTTGCGG
It encodes:
- a CDS encoding VOC family protein translates to MGLGLELDHIAVAAETLEEGVAWVEERLGVQMLPGGQHPLMGTHNRLLGLADGLYFEVIAVDPAAPKPPHARWFDLDRFSGPPRIANWILRTPDLAAAFAAFGPAAGTPVALARGDLRWQMAVPETGILPLDGIFPALIEWESAAHPAQRLAPSGLRLSRLDVRHPEIDTLYLPGFSDPRVAFLSGPAGFSARFEGPDGERTLT
- a CDS encoding glutamine amidotransferase, with the translated sequence MTKPFLILQLRPEAEAADDEYAAFLAKGGLAEAEVHRIRLDCEDLPESLDLAEYSGVIVGGGPGCVSDAESEKTPTEKKIEDAILALMPAITAQDKPFLGCCYGIGILGAHLGGDVSKERFGEPVGAADCTLTEAGAADPLLAGMPARFDALVGHKEAMQALPKGCVHLVSAPSCPFQMVRFGQNVYATQFHPEADAEGFALRIRIYRNKGYFPPEEAEALTERVRATPAKEPARILANFVSRYREG
- a CDS encoding GNAT family N-acetyltransferase codes for the protein MTIRPATKADCPALEAIWTPMIRDTLVTFNSVTRSVADLEAMIAEKAASGYAFLVAEAAPGQVAGFATYGQFRGGVGYAHTMEHTIILAPQAHGKGLGRALMAGVEDHARARGAHSMFAGVSSGNPAGVAFHARLGYAEVARLSQVGRKFDQWLDLVLMQKFL
- a CDS encoding GMC family oxidoreductase yields the protein MTADRKADMEFDYVIVGGGSGGATLAARLSEDRDVSVCLLEAGGDGKNLLIRLPIGAAMMVPGHPVPMHNWAFETIPQEELNSRRGYQPRGKALGGSSAINAMIYTRGHAKDYDGWAAMGCDGWGWADVLPYFRKSEDNIRGADDFHGEGGPLQVTDPQSPRPISRDFVEAAVAAGVPRNGDFNGAEQEGAGLFQLTQFHDRRRGQRCSAAAAFLHPVMTRANLEVITHALGRRVLFDGQKACGVEFSQGGEIRQVKARREVILCAGALQSPQLLMLSGIGNGHQLRAHGIDVVQDLPEVGLNLQDHVDTVLGYEVNTTDLFGVGLKGGGRLIKALRRWRKEGRGMAASNFAEAGAFLSVGKAAQAEGWPDVQMHFVIGRLINHARTVKPGYGVTLHTCLLRPKSRGWVRLGTSDPADAPMIDPGFLEGQGDAELLLAAVKQARAIMAAPPMAQHITKDHDCAHVANDADLMAVVREKSDTVYHPVGTCRMGSDAASVLDPQLRVRGVEGLRVVDASAMPQIVSGNTNAPVIMMAEKAADMIKQARKSA
- a CDS encoding alpha/beta hydrolase produces the protein MTSLAQRFWNLNARGFEKQVLRLVTNQAALRRLYDRLAPISYRRLKDMRFAPALIEAGGFTARGRWCTRGEGAQAGLLFYIHGGGFCIGSPKTHGRLVAALAGAAGLKGLAVAYRLAPEHPFPAAIEDVVEAYQAVLAAGWLPERIVIAGDSAGGNLALSLLTEAKRLGLPRPAGCMAIAPAVDLSGESPSLRENAASEMLLPEKWLGIALDGYLAGADPKDPRASPLFGDFEGAGPVFLTVGAGELFRDESRRMRDALQAQGVAVTYEEVPDVHHVWHLRFGQSPEADAAVARMGTFARACLPGGGAPD